A single window of Pontibacillus chungwhensis DNA harbors:
- the ahrC gene encoding transcriptional regulator AhrC/ArgR has product MNKGQRHIKIRELIAEKDIETQDDLVDRLKSLGYNVTQATVSRDIKELHLVKVPMVDGRYKYSLPADQRFNPLEKLKRLMIDAFVRIDTAGHFIVMKTLPGNANAVGALVDNLEWDEILGTICGDDTCLIICRTEEDSKQIRDRFLDML; this is encoded by the coding sequence ATGAATAAGGGGCAACGACATATTAAGATCAGGGAATTAATTGCTGAGAAAGACATTGAAACCCAAGATGACCTGGTCGATCGTTTGAAAAGCCTTGGTTACAATGTGACTCAGGCTACTGTATCGCGGGATATTAAAGAACTGCATTTAGTAAAAGTCCCAATGGTGGATGGTCGATATAAATACAGCCTTCCGGCGGATCAGCGGTTTAATCCGCTTGAGAAGTTAAAAAGGCTAATGATAGATGCATTTGTTCGAATTGATACCGCTGGGCATTTTATAGTAATGAAAACCTTGCCAGGGAATGCGAATGCCGTTGGCGCGCTCGTTGACAACCTGGAGTGGGATGAAATCCTAGGGACGATTTGCGGAGATGACACGTGTTTAATTATCTGCCGCACAGAGGAGGACTCTAAACAAATTCGAGATCGTTTTCTTGATATGCTTTAA
- a CDS encoding TlyA family RNA methyltransferase, which yields MTKKVRLDTLLVERGLIETREKAKRTIMAGLVFSETIKLDKPGVKVDESIPLHVKGKAIPYVSRGGLKLEKALQDFDLTVQDKILIDIGSSTGGFTDCALQNGAKQSYAIDVGYNQLAWSLRNDERVTVMERTNFRYVTSEDLTEGAPNVASIDVSFISLKLILPVLGTLLEEGGDVVALIKPQFEAGREQVGKKGIVRDPKVHKMVLFDMLEFSSKTGYVVEEVTYSPITGGDGNIEFLAHLRWMGEAKGMIRPSVDVEQIVREAHNAH from the coding sequence ATGACGAAAAAAGTAAGACTTGATACACTTCTTGTGGAACGAGGACTAATCGAGACACGAGAGAAAGCAAAACGAACAATAATGGCTGGTTTAGTCTTCTCAGAAACCATAAAATTAGATAAGCCTGGAGTTAAAGTGGATGAATCTATCCCTCTCCATGTAAAAGGGAAAGCTATTCCGTACGTGAGTAGGGGAGGCCTTAAGTTAGAAAAGGCTCTGCAGGATTTCGACCTTACCGTTCAGGATAAAATTTTAATTGACATTGGTTCTTCCACAGGTGGTTTTACGGATTGTGCTTTACAAAATGGGGCCAAGCAAAGTTATGCGATTGATGTAGGGTATAATCAGTTAGCTTGGTCTTTGCGCAACGATGAGCGGGTCACGGTCATGGAGCGTACTAACTTCCGTTATGTAACCTCTGAGGACCTTACAGAAGGCGCGCCAAATGTAGCATCCATTGATGTCTCCTTCATTTCACTTAAATTGATTTTACCTGTGCTTGGGACGCTGCTAGAAGAAGGTGGCGATGTGGTTGCACTCATTAAGCCGCAATTCGAGGCAGGGCGTGAACAAGTTGGAAAGAAGGGGATTGTCCGTGATCCCAAGGTTCATAAAATGGTGCTCTTCGATATGTTAGAATTTTCTTCTAAGACAGGATATGTCGTAGAAGAGGTGACTTATTCCCCTATTACCGGTGGGGATGGAAATATCGAGTTCTTAGCTCATTTACGTTGGATGGGTGAAGCAAAGGGTATGATTCGCCCTAGTGTCGATGTGGAACAGATCGTGCGTGAAGCCCACAACGCCCATTAA